The following proteins come from a genomic window of Achromobacter deleyi:
- a CDS encoding crossover junction endodeoxyribonuclease RuvC encodes MTLPNLTPQGADVALDPMQGTLNDRIRTLAVACGGYALDAPDSFARVDAVPDPWAWDGAQSSMIIPESRANAGSGVAPSVGLNINILALDLGTKTGYALRRRDGAMRYGTVDFTPRKSWTPGQRWARFRGWLADTVATFQIDAIVYERVVFGHSSAASSDVYGGFKALVELAADTHSLTLSSVAVPTVKKHFTGSGRADKDAMMAQAKARGFSPDSHNAADALAILHWAVDQERKA; translated from the coding sequence ATGACCCTACCGAACCTCACCCCCCAGGGCGCCGACGTGGCGCTCGATCCGATGCAGGGAACGCTCAACGACAGGATCAGGACACTGGCCGTGGCCTGCGGCGGTTATGCCCTTGACGCCCCGGACAGCTTCGCGCGCGTGGACGCCGTGCCCGACCCCTGGGCCTGGGATGGCGCCCAAAGCAGCATGATCATCCCGGAAAGCCGCGCCAATGCTGGTTCTGGGGTGGCGCCTTCGGTGGGCCTGAACATCAACATCCTGGCGCTGGACCTGGGCACGAAAACGGGCTACGCGCTGCGCCGGCGCGATGGCGCTATGCGCTACGGCACCGTGGACTTCACACCGCGCAAGTCCTGGACACCTGGGCAGCGCTGGGCCCGGTTCCGCGGCTGGTTAGCCGACACGGTCGCCACCTTCCAGATCGACGCCATCGTGTACGAGCGCGTCGTCTTCGGCCACAGCAGCGCCGCGTCGTCGGACGTCTACGGCGGGTTCAAGGCGCTGGTGGAGCTGGCCGCCGACACGCACAGCCTGACGCTGTCCAGCGTGGCCGTGCCGACGGTCAAGAAGCATTTCACGGGCAGCGGCCGGGCCGACAAGGACGCCATGATGGCCCAGGCCAAGGCGCGCGGGTTCAGCCCGGACAGCCACAACGCAGCCGACGCCCTGGCCATCCTGCACTGGGCCGTCGATCAGGAGCGCAAAGCATGA
- a CDS encoding helix-turn-helix domain-containing protein has protein sequence MSHETKAGQPRKRGRPSAYQEEYAVWAEKLAKLGATDADLADAFGVTEVTVNTWKKRYPEFSLALKRGKAMADAEVADRLFQRALGYTHAEDDIRVCDGVIVTTPTTRQYPPDTTACIFWLKNRRPDLWRDKPDPTNDDNAPPPVKVVIEVKDASVPDAEP, from the coding sequence ATGTCGCATGAGACGAAAGCGGGCCAGCCGCGCAAGCGCGGGCGTCCGTCGGCCTATCAGGAAGAATACGCAGTGTGGGCGGAAAAGCTCGCCAAACTGGGGGCAACCGATGCGGACCTCGCCGATGCGTTCGGCGTGACAGAGGTGACCGTCAACACCTGGAAGAAGCGGTACCCGGAGTTTTCTTTAGCCCTAAAAAGGGGCAAAGCCATGGCAGACGCCGAGGTGGCCGATAGGCTGTTTCAGCGCGCCCTGGGCTACACGCATGCCGAGGACGACATCCGGGTGTGCGACGGCGTGATCGTCACGACGCCCACCACCAGGCAGTACCCGCCGGATACCACGGCCTGCATTTTCTGGCTGAAGAACCGGCGCCCAGACCTCTGGCGCGACAAGCCGGATCCGACAAACGACGACAACGCGCCGCCGCCGGTGAAGGTGGTGATCGAGGTCAAGGACGCGAGCGTCCCCGATGCCGAGCCTTAA
- a CDS encoding terminase large subunit domain-containing protein, producing MPSLNQPQARFLALPHKFRAFVAGFGSGKTWVGGAGLCRHAWEFPRVNSGYFAPTYGQIRDIFYPTIEEVAHDWGLAAKINESNKEVHLFAGRKYRGTVICRSMEKPGDIVGFKIGKGLIDELDVMKADKAALAWRKIIARLRHTAPGLLNGVDVTTTPEGFKFVYQQFVKQVRERPDLAALYGLVQASTYENGKNLPEDYIPSLRASYPPQLIAAYLRGLFTNLTSGSVYANFDRVLHHTDAAEEPHEELHIGMDFNVLNMTATVNVIRAGLPLTVGELTKVRDTPEMVRMLKERFKDKGHGVTIYPDASGGNTSSKNASESDLSILRKAGFTVRVNSRNPAVKDRINAVNGMLLNDEGVRRWQVNTDRCPTLTEALEQQAYDKNGEPDKSTGHDHPNDAQGYFLVHRYPITPTGMSRIKLIGT from the coding sequence ATGCCGAGCCTTAACCAGCCCCAGGCCCGGTTCCTGGCGCTTCCGCACAAATTCCGCGCGTTCGTCGCCGGCTTCGGCAGCGGCAAGACCTGGGTCGGCGGGGCCGGCCTGTGCCGTCACGCCTGGGAGTTCCCCCGGGTCAACTCGGGGTACTTCGCGCCAACCTACGGCCAGATCCGAGACATCTTCTACCCGACGATCGAGGAGGTGGCCCACGACTGGGGCCTGGCCGCCAAGATCAACGAGTCGAACAAGGAAGTCCATCTGTTCGCCGGCCGCAAGTACCGCGGCACGGTAATCTGCCGGTCGATGGAGAAGCCGGGCGACATCGTGGGCTTCAAGATCGGCAAGGGGCTGATCGACGAGCTGGACGTGATGAAGGCGGACAAGGCGGCGCTGGCCTGGCGCAAGATCATTGCCCGCCTGCGCCACACCGCGCCCGGTCTGCTCAACGGCGTGGACGTGACCACGACGCCCGAGGGCTTCAAGTTCGTCTACCAGCAGTTCGTCAAGCAGGTTCGCGAGCGGCCCGATCTGGCCGCGCTGTACGGGCTGGTGCAGGCCAGCACCTACGAGAACGGCAAGAACCTGCCCGAGGATTACATTCCGTCGCTGCGCGCGAGCTACCCGCCGCAGCTGATCGCGGCGTACCTACGCGGCCTGTTCACCAACCTGACCAGCGGCAGCGTGTACGCGAACTTCGACCGGGTGCTGCACCACACGGATGCCGCCGAGGAGCCGCACGAAGAGCTGCACATCGGCATGGACTTCAACGTGCTGAACATGACGGCCACGGTCAACGTGATCCGGGCCGGCCTGCCGCTGACGGTAGGCGAGCTGACGAAGGTGCGCGATACGCCGGAGATGGTGCGGATGCTGAAAGAACGGTTCAAGGACAAGGGACACGGCGTCACCATCTACCCAGACGCCAGCGGCGGCAACACCAGCAGCAAGAACGCGAGCGAGTCGGACCTGAGCATTCTGCGCAAGGCCGGCTTCACCGTCCGCGTGAACAGCCGAAACCCGGCCGTGAAGGACCGCATCAACGCCGTGAACGGCATGCTGCTGAACGACGAGGGCGTCCGCCGCTGGCAGGTGAACACCGACCGCTGCCCGACGTTGACCGAGGCGCTGGAGCAGCAGGCCTACGACAAGAACGGGGAGCCGGACAAGTCCACCGGGCACGACCACCCGAATGACGCCCAGGGCTATTTCCTGGTGCACCGCTATCCGATCACGCCCACCGGCATGAGCCGCATCAAACTCATAGGAACCTGA
- a CDS encoding DUF4055 domain-containing protein has protein sequence MPVDSKHPLWLANQPRWERCRTALQGQDAVHAAGTKYLPKLAGQEEAEYDAYKARALFYGATARTEEALIGMVFRKEPTVALPAALQPLIEDADLAGTPVDTFIENVTKEVIDVTRVGVLVDYPVASGEFMTVGQAQAAGMRPYLATYKAEAIINWRTARVRGVNQLVLVVLAECYTDPKDEFTAEEKTQYRVLDLVDGFYRVRIYRTDLNTPAFEYTPMMNGKRLPYIPFVLIGRNGEAVDPQKPVLLDLVDVNMSHYRGTADYEHALHFTALPTAVVTGHTMGTGESLKIGSSEAWVFSEPDSDAKYLEFSGQGLDSIKVSLDRKEGMMATLGARILAPEKRDAEAAETAKIHRAGENSVLGGIALGVGRSLAKAFRWAAEWAGAAGGTVEVKLNTEFFPAGLTAQDLTALVGALQAAAISPETFYDNMRRGGIIDDGVTFEEEQARIEQAGPALGMIGGPNGQPANGAV, from the coding sequence ATGCCTGTCGACAGCAAACATCCCCTCTGGCTGGCCAACCAGCCGCGATGGGAGCGCTGCCGTACCGCACTGCAGGGCCAGGACGCCGTGCATGCGGCCGGCACGAAGTACCTGCCCAAGCTCGCAGGGCAGGAGGAGGCGGAGTACGACGCCTACAAGGCGCGGGCGCTGTTCTACGGTGCCACCGCCCGCACCGAGGAAGCGCTGATCGGCATGGTGTTCCGCAAGGAGCCCACGGTGGCGTTGCCGGCAGCGCTGCAGCCCTTGATCGAGGACGCCGACCTGGCGGGAACGCCGGTGGACACGTTCATCGAGAACGTGACCAAGGAAGTGATCGACGTCACCCGCGTGGGCGTGCTGGTGGATTACCCGGTGGCCAGCGGCGAGTTCATGACCGTGGGCCAGGCCCAGGCCGCTGGCATGCGCCCGTACCTGGCCACGTACAAGGCCGAGGCGATCATCAACTGGCGCACGGCCCGCGTGCGCGGCGTGAACCAGCTCGTGCTGGTGGTGCTGGCCGAGTGCTACACCGACCCGAAGGACGAGTTCACCGCCGAGGAAAAGACCCAGTACCGGGTGCTGGACCTGGTGGACGGCTTCTACCGCGTGCGCATCTACCGCACCGACCTGAACACCCCAGCGTTCGAGTACACGCCGATGATGAACGGCAAGCGGCTGCCGTACATCCCCTTCGTGCTGATCGGACGCAACGGCGAGGCGGTCGACCCGCAGAAGCCCGTGCTGCTGGACCTGGTGGACGTGAACATGTCGCACTACCGCGGCACGGCGGACTACGAACACGCGCTGCATTTCACGGCGCTGCCCACTGCGGTGGTGACTGGGCACACGATGGGCACTGGTGAGTCGCTGAAGATCGGCTCGTCCGAAGCCTGGGTTTTCAGCGAACCGGACTCCGACGCCAAGTACCTGGAGTTCTCCGGCCAGGGCCTGGACAGCATCAAGGTCAGTCTGGACCGCAAGGAAGGCATGATGGCCACCCTGGGCGCGCGCATCCTGGCGCCCGAGAAGCGCGACGCGGAGGCGGCCGAGACGGCCAAGATCCACCGCGCTGGCGAGAACAGCGTGCTGGGCGGCATCGCCCTGGGCGTGGGCCGGTCCCTGGCCAAGGCGTTCCGCTGGGCCGCTGAATGGGCGGGTGCGGCGGGCGGCACGGTCGAGGTCAAGCTGAACACCGAATTCTTCCCGGCCGGCCTGACTGCTCAGGACCTGACCGCCCTGGTGGGCGCGCTGCAGGCCGCAGCGATCAGCCCGGAAACGTTCTACGACAACATGCGCCGCGGCGGCATCATTGACGACGGCGTGACGTTCGAGGAAGAGCAGGCCCGCATTGAACAGGCGGGCCCGGCGCTGGGCATGATCGGAGGCCCGAATGGCCAGCCTGCAAACGGAGCTGTATGA
- a CDS encoding phage minor head protein — MASLQTELYDATVRHAIDLVRYGNGAVRRIIALLNRVDADLADQITRAMDRLPASAFTVSRLDELLKDVRTLNAEAYQQVRGELDKELRDLADYEIGYQGQLFASLGIEFTTAGVTAGQVYAGAMAQPFQGRLLREWMAGLEAGRASRIRDAVRMGYVEGQTIQQVVQRVRGTRAKGYADGLLEIDRRNAEAVVRTAISHTAGFARDRWYDANDDIIGALAWVSTLDSRTSQMCRLRDGLRYEPDSHKPIGHQVPWGAGPGRLHWQCRSTSVPILKGMEDDPLIGTRAAKDYRDSARGKGEQVRATTTYADWLRRQPAAIQDDILGPTRGALFRKGGVELESFYNDRGVYLTLAELRRKDAAAFAQAGVE, encoded by the coding sequence ATGGCCAGCCTGCAAACGGAGCTGTATGACGCCACGGTACGGCATGCCATCGACCTGGTGCGCTACGGCAACGGTGCGGTGCGCCGGATAATTGCGCTGCTGAACCGGGTTGACGCAGACCTGGCCGACCAGATCACCCGGGCCATGGATCGCCTGCCGGCCAGCGCGTTCACGGTGTCGCGGCTGGACGAGTTGCTGAAAGACGTTCGCACGCTGAACGCCGAGGCATACCAGCAGGTGCGCGGCGAGCTGGACAAGGAACTGCGCGACCTGGCCGACTACGAAATCGGCTACCAGGGGCAGTTGTTCGCCTCCCTGGGCATCGAGTTCACCACGGCCGGAGTGACGGCCGGGCAGGTGTACGCCGGCGCCATGGCCCAGCCGTTCCAGGGCCGCCTGCTTCGGGAGTGGATGGCCGGCCTTGAAGCAGGGCGCGCCAGCCGCATCCGCGACGCGGTGCGCATGGGCTATGTGGAGGGACAGACCATCCAGCAGGTGGTGCAGCGCGTGCGCGGCACCCGGGCGAAAGGTTACGCGGATGGCCTGCTGGAGATCGATCGGCGCAACGCGGAGGCCGTGGTGCGCACCGCCATCAGCCACACCGCCGGCTTTGCGCGGGATCGCTGGTACGACGCCAACGACGACATCATCGGCGCGCTGGCCTGGGTCAGCACGCTGGATTCGCGCACCAGCCAGATGTGCCGGCTGCGGGACGGTCTGCGGTACGAGCCGGACTCGCACAAGCCGATCGGGCATCAGGTGCCGTGGGGCGCCGGGCCTGGCCGGTTGCATTGGCAGTGCCGCAGCACCTCGGTGCCGATCCTGAAGGGGATGGAAGACGACCCGCTCATCGGCACCAGGGCGGCGAAGGATTACCGAGACAGCGCGCGCGGGAAGGGCGAGCAGGTGCGGGCGACAACGACCTATGCGGACTGGCTCCGCAGGCAGCCCGCCGCGATCCAGGACGATATCCTGGGCCCGACCCGCGGCGCGCTGTTCCGCAAGGGCGGCGTCGAACTGGAGAGCTTCTACAACGACCGAGGCGTGTATCTGACGCTGGCCGAGCTGCGCCGCAAGGACGCTGCCGCCTTCGCCCAGGCCGGCGTAGAATAG
- a CDS encoding major capsid protein, with product MSLSQMQVFNKYMMPAIIETLGQQIQKFNAASRGAIMLTTAGFEGDFLQESFYQAIHGARRRVDRYAANGTATPTDLTQLKHSSVKVAGGFGPIRYEPSQMTWLQKPTAEGIEVASRNFAEALLQDQLNSALAALVAAVSNQAAAANDVSATAGLTYSALNDAHAKFGDSSSLIVADVMTGQVYHKLIGQNLANAQQLFQYGAVTVVDILGKTVVVTDAPALYATGTPNLQKVLGLVAGAATVSDGGDLITNISTVNGKERIETTFQADYTFGLGLKGYTWDETNGGKSPTDAELATGTNWDKVATDIKHTAGVIAIGDASK from the coding sequence ATGTCTCTCTCGCAGATGCAGGTTTTCAACAAGTACATGATGCCGGCGATCATCGAGACGCTGGGCCAGCAGATCCAGAAGTTCAACGCCGCCTCCCGCGGCGCGATCATGCTGACCACGGCCGGCTTCGAAGGCGATTTCCTCCAGGAATCGTTCTATCAGGCCATCCACGGCGCGCGCCGCCGCGTTGATCGCTACGCCGCCAACGGCACCGCAACCCCCACCGACCTGACCCAGCTGAAGCACAGCTCGGTGAAGGTCGCGGGCGGCTTCGGCCCGATTCGCTACGAGCCGTCGCAAATGACCTGGTTGCAGAAGCCGACGGCGGAAGGCATCGAGGTGGCTTCGCGCAACTTCGCCGAGGCGCTGCTGCAGGACCAGCTGAACAGCGCGCTGGCCGCGCTCGTGGCCGCCGTCAGCAATCAAGCCGCTGCCGCCAACGATGTGTCGGCGACGGCCGGCCTGACCTACTCGGCGTTGAACGACGCCCATGCCAAGTTCGGCGACAGTTCCAGCCTGATCGTGGCGGACGTCATGACCGGCCAGGTATACCACAAGCTGATCGGCCAGAACCTGGCCAACGCCCAGCAGCTGTTCCAGTACGGCGCCGTCACGGTGGTCGACATCCTGGGCAAGACGGTGGTCGTGACCGATGCCCCGGCCCTGTACGCCACGGGCACGCCCAACCTGCAGAAGGTGCTGGGGCTGGTGGCGGGCGCGGCGACGGTCTCGGATGGCGGCGATCTGATCACCAACATCTCGACCGTGAACGGCAAGGAGCGCATCGAGACCACGTTCCAGGCCGACTACACCTTCGGTCTGGGCCTCAAGGGCTACACCTGGGACGAGACCAACGGCGGCAAGTCGCCGACCGACGCCGAGCTGGCCACGGGCACCAACTGGGACAAGGTGGCCACCGACATCAAGCACACCGCGGGCGTGATCGCCATCGGTGACGCGTCCAAGTAA
- a CDS encoding DnaT-like ssDNA-binding protein, which yields MPLIVEDGTGLPNADSYVSVADCQAYAAAHGVAFAGEEAALEAALRNATLYLDGEYTYRGERATDTQALEWPRTVVTGVPREVVSACCELAARALKGPLWQDVSSTTAGAAIEKTVGPITTKYASAAGARNDGQTRYAGVAAMLRRWLSSYGSSVKLVRC from the coding sequence ATGCCCCTGATCGTCGAAGACGGAACCGGCCTGCCGAACGCCGACAGCTACGTTAGCGTGGCGGACTGCCAGGCCTATGCTGCCGCCCACGGCGTGGCCTTCGCCGGCGAGGAGGCCGCACTAGAAGCCGCCCTGCGCAATGCCACGCTGTACCTGGATGGCGAATACACCTACCGCGGCGAGCGCGCCACCGACACCCAGGCGCTGGAGTGGCCGCGCACGGTCGTCACGGGCGTGCCGCGCGAGGTCGTGAGCGCCTGCTGCGAGCTGGCGGCGCGCGCGCTCAAGGGGCCGTTGTGGCAGGACGTCAGCAGCACCACCGCCGGCGCCGCCATCGAGAAGACGGTGGGCCCGATCACGACGAAATACGCCAGCGCGGCCGGCGCGCGCAACGACGGCCAGACGCGCTACGCGGGCGTGGCCGCCATGCTGCGCCGCTGGCTGTCGTCCTACGGCTCGTCGGTCAAGCTGGTGAGGTGCTGA
- a CDS encoding HK97 gp10 family phage protein, producing MSFAADIAKFVERAKGNIDTATRQATVLLAQGVILKSPVDTGRFRANWQFSAASIQRATTTALDRGGQVTMNRLVAEIQQTGAGGVTYLSNSLPYAVRLENGWSKQAPQGMVRLTVQEFQHYVSQAAKDANK from the coding sequence ATGAGCTTCGCCGCCGACATCGCCAAGTTCGTCGAGCGCGCCAAGGGCAACATCGACACCGCCACGCGCCAGGCCACGGTGCTGCTTGCCCAGGGCGTAATCCTGAAGTCCCCTGTGGACACCGGGCGCTTCCGGGCGAATTGGCAATTCTCGGCCGCCAGCATTCAGCGTGCCACGACCACCGCGCTGGACCGCGGCGGTCAAGTGACGATGAACCGCCTTGTGGCCGAGATCCAGCAAACCGGCGCGGGCGGCGTGACCTACCTGTCGAACTCGCTGCCCTATGCGGTGCGGCTGGAGAACGGCTGGTCCAAGCAGGCGCCGCAGGGCATGGTCAGGTTGACCGTGCAGGAGTTCCAGCACTACGTGAGCCAGGCGGCGAAGGACGCGAACAAATGA
- a CDS encoding DUF4128 domain-containing protein codes for MSQDLIRAAFEKRLNDWAKARAPALAVAWQNTKFTPPANAMYLRAYVMPSATISRDAAGDHRQYRGVFQVNAVMPIGAGSRSAEQLAAELDALFPMNLVMQSGGLAVRVRTPISVDQPTTGDADHTVPISLGYDVQFYPD; via the coding sequence ATGAGCCAGGACCTCATCCGCGCCGCTTTCGAGAAGCGGCTGAACGACTGGGCGAAGGCACGCGCGCCCGCGCTGGCCGTGGCCTGGCAGAACACCAAGTTCACGCCGCCCGCCAATGCCATGTACCTGCGCGCCTACGTGATGCCGTCCGCGACCATCAGCCGGGACGCCGCGGGCGATCACCGACAGTACCGCGGCGTGTTCCAGGTGAACGCGGTTATGCCGATCGGCGCCGGCTCGCGCAGCGCGGAGCAGCTTGCGGCGGAGCTTGATGCGCTGTTCCCCATGAACCTGGTCATGCAGTCCGGTGGCCTTGCCGTGCGCGTGCGCACCCCCATCAGCGTGGACCAGCCCACCACGGGCGACGCCGATCACACCGTGCCCATATCGCTGGGATACGACGTCCAGTTTTACCCCGACTGA
- a CDS encoding phage tail protein, whose amino-acid sequence MSAIFPNGTVFSVSTVLGTALAVSAITNANPAVASATTPPADGSILIVKSGWPELNERVVRSADAGASTFELEGIDTTSLVRFPAGQGAGSVIPVTTWVDLSQVTTVEKTGGEQQFFQWRYVEDRSSRQRQRPTFKNAKVITLTLDYDPALAWYAALREADAVKDTVVLRARLPNGDALYYLVYPSFDADPSMTLDQNMQNTATFSMTSEFTRYAPLP is encoded by the coding sequence ATGAGCGCCATTTTCCCCAATGGCACCGTATTCTCGGTGTCGACCGTGTTGGGTACGGCCCTGGCCGTGTCCGCCATCACCAACGCCAATCCTGCCGTGGCCTCGGCCACCACGCCGCCGGCGGACGGCAGCATCTTGATCGTCAAGTCCGGCTGGCCGGAGCTGAACGAGCGTGTCGTGCGCTCGGCCGACGCCGGCGCCAGTACCTTCGAGCTCGAGGGCATCGACACCACCAGCCTGGTGCGCTTTCCGGCCGGGCAGGGCGCGGGCTCCGTGATCCCCGTCACCACCTGGGTGGACCTGTCGCAGGTCACCACGGTCGAGAAGACCGGTGGCGAGCAACAGTTCTTCCAGTGGCGCTACGTGGAAGACCGCAGCAGCCGCCAGCGCCAGCGCCCCACGTTCAAGAACGCCAAGGTCATCACCCTGACGCTGGACTATGACCCGGCCCTGGCCTGGTACGCGGCCCTGCGCGAGGCCGACGCGGTCAAGGACACCGTGGTGCTGCGCGCGCGGCTGCCGAACGGCGATGCCCTGTATTACCTGGTCTACCCGTCCTTCGACGCTGACCCGTCGATGACGCTGGACCAGAACATGCAGAACACCGCGACGTTCTCCATGACGTCGGAATTCACGCGCTACGCGCCGCTGCCGTAA
- a CDS encoding phage tail assembly chaperone, producing the protein MSKAIFKLQPAPTFTVPVEIPRHGEEPAKIKVTFKHKSREGLAEFTERAGQSNAEQDVALMREMIADWEGPDMEFCDEAIQLLIQNYQGAVPALVQAYVVELMQARRKN; encoded by the coding sequence ATGAGCAAAGCCATTTTCAAGCTGCAGCCCGCCCCGACCTTCACCGTGCCGGTGGAAATTCCCCGGCACGGCGAGGAGCCGGCCAAGATCAAGGTCACCTTCAAGCACAAATCCCGCGAGGGGCTGGCCGAATTCACGGAACGCGCCGGCCAGTCGAATGCCGAGCAGGACGTGGCCTTGATGCGCGAAATGATCGCCGACTGGGAAGGCCCAGACATGGAGTTCTGCGACGAGGCCATCCAGCTGCTGATCCAGAACTATCAGGGCGCCGTGCCGGCTCTGGTGCAGGCCTACGTCGTCGAGTTGATGCAGGCCCGGCGAAAAAACTGA
- a CDS encoding DUF1799 domain-containing protein, producing the protein MYRPPPDKATLAEFGVRPEDFPVAVIELWPENVTPKDVFEAMGSQWRFGFAGPTGLDYGALTGVMRILRVPPDDEIDVFDAVRVMEGAALTMMNRK; encoded by the coding sequence ATGTACCGGCCGCCGCCGGACAAGGCCACGTTGGCCGAGTTCGGGGTGCGGCCTGAAGACTTCCCCGTCGCGGTGATCGAACTGTGGCCCGAGAACGTCACGCCCAAGGACGTATTCGAGGCCATGGGCTCGCAGTGGCGCTTTGGCTTCGCCGGGCCCACCGGGCTGGACTATGGCGCGCTGACAGGCGTGATGCGCATTCTGCGGGTGCCGCCGGACGATGAGATCGACGTCTTCGACGCTGTGCGCGTCATGGAAGGCGCCGCGCTCACGATGATGAACAGGAAATAG